One genomic region from Ornithinicoccus hortensis encodes:
- a CDS encoding Bug family tripartite tricarboxylate transporter substrate binding protein — translation MRIPKSVGWVLGVVVVAALVIAAGIDANRSGSRADAHTKLVIIAPAAAGGGWDLVGRESENALRSNKIVLNPQVLNVPGAGGTIGLSQLRRMDGESSTIMVTGTVMLGGIALSPSDLDLSEMTPIARLAEDFEVIAVPEHSEFQTLDDLIAAWEQDPGAMPIGGGSAGGIDHMVAAMLAREAGIDPAEIEYAAYAGGGDLTIALLSTASGTPGVGISGFNDFRDLIEDGRLRALAVVAPERLEGLDVPTMEEVGYPAVDLVNWRGFVAPAGLSEEEQEVLIDIVTEMVDTPEWQEAVDRNRWEESFLTGDEFGAFLETEQERITEILVDLGLVQ, via the coding sequence ATGAGGATCCCGAAGAGTGTGGGGTGGGTGCTCGGCGTGGTGGTCGTGGCCGCCCTGGTGATCGCCGCCGGCATCGACGCGAACCGGTCCGGATCGCGGGCCGACGCGCACACCAAGCTCGTGATCATCGCGCCCGCCGCCGCCGGGGGTGGGTGGGACCTGGTCGGGCGCGAGTCGGAGAATGCGTTGCGCAGCAACAAGATCGTGCTCAACCCGCAGGTCCTCAATGTCCCGGGCGCAGGCGGCACCATCGGGCTCAGCCAGCTCAGACGAATGGATGGTGAGTCCTCCACGATCATGGTCACCGGCACGGTGATGCTCGGCGGGATCGCGCTCAGCCCCAGCGATCTGGACCTGTCGGAGATGACCCCGATCGCCCGGCTCGCAGAGGACTTCGAGGTCATCGCGGTCCCGGAGCACAGCGAGTTCCAGACGCTGGACGACCTCATCGCCGCCTGGGAGCAGGACCCGGGGGCGATGCCGATCGGTGGAGGCTCTGCGGGCGGCATCGACCACATGGTTGCCGCGATGCTGGCCCGGGAGGCGGGCATCGATCCCGCAGAGATCGAGTACGCCGCATACGCCGGCGGTGGGGACCTGACCATCGCCTTGCTGTCCACGGCTTCGGGCACTCCCGGCGTCGGGATCAGCGGGTTCAACGACTTCCGCGACCTCATCGAGGACGGCCGTCTCCGAGCGCTCGCGGTGGTCGCGCCCGAGCGGCTCGAGGGCCTGGACGTGCCGACCATGGAAGAGGTCGGCTACCCGGCCGTCGACCTGGTCAACTGGCGTGGCTTCGTCGCCCCGGCCGGCTTGAGCGAGGAGGAGCAGGAGGTGCTCATCGACATCGTGACCGAGATGGTGGACACCCCTGAGTGGCAGGAGGCCGTGGACCGTAACCGGTGGGAGGAGTCCTTCCTCACCGGGGACGAGTTCGG
- a CDS encoding Uma2 family endonuclease: protein MPTPPLSRPLTLEDFEAIRDVEDGHRYELIDGVLVVTPSPVPRHQQVVTELLFLLRSTITPGHRVYAAPLDVRLGTDTVVQPDLLVAAPATVTAGWVDGPPALVVEVLSPSTRSFDLGAKLLRYEQAGTPSYWVVDPDEPSLRAWELDADGYREVARAAGDEVAELARPWPLRVVPADLAAGDLPGPVGPSL, encoded by the coding sequence ATGCCGACCCCTCCGCTGAGCCGGCCGTTGACCCTCGAGGACTTCGAGGCGATCCGTGACGTCGAGGACGGGCACCGCTACGAGCTCATCGACGGGGTGCTGGTCGTGACCCCGTCGCCCGTCCCGCGCCACCAGCAGGTGGTCACCGAGCTGCTGTTCCTGCTGCGGTCGACGATCACGCCGGGGCACCGGGTGTATGCCGCACCGCTGGACGTCCGGCTCGGAACGGACACCGTGGTGCAGCCGGACCTGCTGGTCGCGGCACCGGCCACCGTCACGGCGGGGTGGGTCGACGGCCCTCCTGCCCTGGTCGTCGAGGTGCTCTCGCCCAGCACCCGCTCCTTCGACCTCGGCGCAAAGCTGCTGCGCTACGAGCAGGCAGGGACCCCGTCCTACTGGGTGGTGGACCCGGACGAGCCGTCCCTGCGGGCCTGGGAGCTGGACGCCGACGGCTACCGCGAGGTGGCCCGCGCTGCCGGCGACGAGGTGGCAGAACTGGCCCGGCCGTGGCCCCTCCGGGTCGTCCCCGCCGACCTCGCGGCCGGGGACCTCCCGGGCCCGGTCGGACCCTCCTTGTAG
- the pntB gene encoding Re/Si-specific NAD(P)(+) transhydrogenase subunit beta, which yields MSVTSLNLVQAAYIIAAVLFVLSLAGLSKHETARRGNAFGIIGMTIALGATVWLAALEADNPVLTLALIGAAMAVGAAIGLWRARVVEMTSIPQLIAVLHSFVGIAAVLVGYNAYVAPGPLTGAEETIHLVEVFLGIFIGAVTFTGSVIAALKLSAKISANPLMLPHRHLLNLLALVVSAGLLVWFMVSHSVLPLVLMTVIALAFGWHLVASIGGGDMPIVVSMLNSYSGWAAAAAGFILGNDLLIVTGALVGSSGAILSYLMCRAMNRSFISVIAGGFGTESVAFEEGERVGDYRESNAAEVAELLREARSVVITPGYGMAVAQAQYPVADLTARLRKRGAQVRFGIHPVAGRLPGHMNVLLAEAKVPYDIVLGMDEINGDFGDTDVVLVIGANDTVNPAAVDEPGSPIAGMPVLEVWHARDVVVLKRSMASGYAGVQNPLFYRDNTRMLFGDAKEAVESVLRDL from the coding sequence ATGAGCGTCACCTCCCTCAACCTCGTGCAGGCCGCCTACATCATCGCGGCCGTGCTGTTCGTGCTGTCCCTGGCGGGGCTGTCCAAGCACGAGACCGCCCGGCGCGGCAACGCCTTCGGCATCATCGGCATGACGATCGCGCTCGGTGCGACCGTGTGGCTGGCCGCGCTGGAGGCGGACAACCCGGTCCTGACGCTCGCACTGATCGGGGCCGCGATGGCGGTCGGCGCGGCGATCGGCCTGTGGCGCGCCCGCGTCGTGGAGATGACCTCGATCCCCCAGCTCATCGCGGTGCTGCACAGCTTCGTCGGGATCGCGGCGGTGCTCGTCGGCTACAACGCCTACGTCGCTCCCGGTCCGCTGACCGGGGCGGAGGAGACCATCCACCTGGTCGAGGTCTTCCTCGGCATCTTCATCGGCGCGGTGACCTTCACCGGCTCCGTCATCGCGGCGCTCAAGCTCAGCGCCAAGATCTCCGCCAACCCGTTGATGCTCCCGCACCGGCACCTGCTCAACCTGCTGGCGCTCGTGGTCTCCGCTGGGCTGCTCGTCTGGTTCATGGTGAGCCACTCGGTGCTGCCGCTGGTGCTGATGACGGTGATCGCCCTCGCCTTCGGCTGGCACCTGGTGGCCTCGATCGGTGGCGGGGACATGCCGATCGTGGTGTCGATGCTCAACAGTTACTCCGGGTGGGCGGCCGCCGCGGCCGGCTTCATCCTGGGCAACGACCTGCTGATCGTCACCGGCGCCCTCGTGGGGTCCTCCGGTGCCATCCTCAGCTACCTGATGTGCCGGGCGATGAACCGCTCCTTCATCTCGGTGATCGCCGGCGGCTTCGGCACCGAGAGCGTCGCCTTCGAGGAGGGCGAGCGGGTCGGTGACTACCGGGAGAGCAACGCCGCGGAGGTGGCCGAGCTGCTCCGGGAGGCCCGGTCGGTGGTCATCACCCCCGGCTACGGCATGGCCGTGGCGCAGGCGCAGTATCCCGTCGCCGACCTGACCGCCCGGCTACGCAAGCGGGGCGCGCAGGTGCGCTTCGGCATACACCCCGTCGCGGGGCGACTGCCCGGTCACATGAACGTGCTGCTCGCCGAGGCGAAAGTGCCCTACGACATCGTGCTCGGGATGGACGAGATCAACGGCGACTTCGGCGACACCGACGTCGTCCTCGTCATCGGCGCCAACGACACCGTCAATCCGGCGGCCGTGGATGAGCCGGGGTCGCCGATCGCCGGTATGCCGGTGCTCGAGGTGTGGCACGCGAGGGACGTCGTGGTACTCAAGCGGTCGATGGCCAGCGGGTATGCCGGCGTGCAGAACCCGCTGTTCTACCGGGACAACACGCGGATGCTGTTCGGCGATGCCAAGGAGGCGGTCGAGTCGGTGCTGCGGGACCTGTGA
- a CDS encoding methylenetetrahydrofolate reductase codes for MGTRQPARAGLGARLAAPGRPLLLFSMTPPRQNTPEADRARIAEVMTGRLRDLDLDALILYDIEDESDRNPQERPFPYLPTMDPADFRTHLTGWDGPVVVYRTVGKYEPTELKQWLTDQDPDRVATVLVGASTGSTRVRTRLAEAQSLWRDSGAALPLGAVAIPERHAARGDEHDRMLRKQAAGTSFFVTQVVYDIDAAKDLVSDYYYACVDRGVRPAPLVFTLSVCGSLKTLDFLQWLGVNLPRWLLNQLERAEDPLAESLRQCAEIAAGLADFCTRLGMPFGFNIESVSIRRVEIDASVQLAAHVREALVGR; via the coding sequence GTGGGCACGCGGCAGCCGGCACGGGCCGGCCTCGGGGCACGGTTGGCCGCGCCCGGGAGGCCCCTGCTGTTGTTCAGCATGACCCCGCCCCGGCAGAACACGCCCGAGGCGGACCGGGCCCGCATCGCCGAGGTGATGACCGGCCGGCTGCGCGACCTGGACCTGGACGCACTGATCCTCTACGACATCGAGGACGAGAGCGACCGCAACCCGCAGGAGCGCCCCTTCCCCTACCTGCCCACGATGGACCCGGCGGACTTCCGGACCCACCTCACCGGCTGGGACGGTCCCGTGGTCGTCTACCGCACCGTCGGCAAGTACGAGCCGACCGAGCTCAAGCAGTGGTTGACCGACCAGGACCCGGACCGGGTGGCCACCGTCCTGGTCGGCGCGTCCACCGGCTCCACCCGGGTGCGCACCCGGCTCGCGGAGGCCCAGTCGCTGTGGCGCGACAGCGGCGCGGCCCTGCCGCTCGGCGCCGTCGCCATCCCGGAGCGGCACGCCGCGCGCGGTGACGAGCACGACCGGATGCTCCGCAAGCAGGCGGCGGGTACGTCCTTCTTCGTCACCCAGGTCGTCTACGACATCGATGCCGCCAAGGACCTGGTCTCCGACTACTACTACGCGTGCGTGGACCGGGGGGTGCGGCCGGCACCGCTGGTCTTCACCCTCTCGGTCTGCGGGTCGCTGAAGACGCTGGACTTCCTGCAGTGGCTCGGGGTGAACCTGCCCCGGTGGCTGCTCAACCAGCTCGAGCGTGCCGAGGACCCGCTCGCCGAGTCGCTGCGCCAGTGCGCCGAGATCGCGGCCGGCCTCGCGGACTTCTGCACCCGGTTGGGTATGCCGTTCGGCTTCAACATCGAGAGCGTGTCCATCCGCCGGGTCGAGATCGACGCCTCGGTGCAGCTGGCTGCGCACGTCCGGGAGGCGCTGGTCGGCAGGTAG
- the metB gene encoding cystathionine gamma-synthase has translation MTEISRLTRGLRTGIDSDPAQGAVIPPLYLSSNFSFAEFGVPREYDYTRSGNPTRDVLAEALTTLEGGYGGTITATGMAAITLCTQALLRPGDTILVPHDCYGGSWRLFDSLSGRGQFASRTVDFGDPVAVQEALSGPNPPKVVWLETPSNPLLRVTDIAAVTEAAHRVGALVVADNTFLSPVLQQPFEFGVDAVVHSTTKFINGHSDVVGGAVIAANRELHEEFAYWANVLGIVGSPFDSYLTLRGLRTLHTRIRAHQENVTAVVEELADHPALAACYYPGLPDHPGHELAARQQKGFGAMLSFELVGGELAVRAFLDGLRCFSLAESLGGTESLVAHPATMTHASMSAQAREVAGIRDGLLRLSVGIEEAADLVADLRAGLDRALEATEAADPAHRSEVA, from the coding sequence ATGACCGAGATCTCCCGACTGACCCGCGGCCTGCGGACCGGCATCGACAGCGATCCCGCGCAGGGCGCGGTCATCCCCCCGCTGTACCTGTCCAGCAACTTCAGCTTCGCCGAGTTCGGCGTGCCCCGGGAGTACGACTACACCCGCAGCGGCAACCCGACCCGCGACGTCCTCGCCGAGGCACTGACCACGTTGGAGGGCGGCTACGGCGGGACGATCACGGCGACCGGCATGGCGGCGATCACGCTCTGCACCCAGGCGCTGCTGCGGCCCGGCGACACGATCCTGGTGCCGCACGACTGCTACGGCGGGAGCTGGCGGTTGTTCGACTCCCTCTCCGGCCGGGGTCAGTTCGCGAGCCGGACGGTCGACTTCGGCGACCCGGTCGCCGTCCAGGAGGCGCTCTCCGGACCGAACCCCCCGAAGGTGGTCTGGCTCGAGACGCCGTCCAACCCGTTGCTGCGGGTCACCGACATCGCCGCGGTCACCGAGGCCGCTCACCGGGTCGGTGCCCTCGTGGTGGCGGACAACACCTTCCTCTCCCCGGTGCTGCAGCAGCCGTTCGAGTTCGGCGTGGACGCCGTCGTGCACTCGACCACCAAGTTCATCAACGGCCACAGCGACGTCGTCGGCGGCGCCGTGATCGCGGCGAACCGGGAGCTGCACGAGGAGTTCGCCTACTGGGCCAACGTCCTGGGCATCGTGGGCAGCCCGTTCGACTCCTACCTGACCCTGCGCGGCCTGCGGACACTGCATACCCGGATCCGGGCACACCAGGAGAACGTGACGGCGGTGGTCGAGGAACTGGCCGACCACCCCGCGCTGGCCGCCTGCTACTACCCGGGCCTGCCGGACCACCCCGGCCACGAGCTCGCGGCCCGGCAGCAGAAGGGCTTTGGCGCGATGCTGTCCTTCGAGCTCGTGGGGGGCGAGCTGGCGGTGCGGGCGTTCCTGGACGGGCTGCGATGTTTCAGCCTCGCCGAGTCCCTGGGCGGCACGGAGAGCCTGGTCGCCCACCCGGCCACCATGACGCACGCCTCGATGAGCGCGCAGGCCCGCGAGGTCGCCGGGATCCGCGACGGGCTGCTGCGGCTGTCCGTCGGCATCGAGGAGGCCGCCGACCTGGTCGCTGACCTGCGCGCCGGCCTCGACCGGGCCCTGGAGGCGACGGAGGCGGCCGACCCGGCCCACCGCAGCGAGGTAGCGTGA
- a CDS encoding universal stress protein, whose protein sequence is MSIAVAHSDTPEGRAALLAASAWAETHDTDLLVLHVEGDTASETTRPEARQSGVHEVERAVTDTFQQHGAHPVDWSVVATPSGGDVASALLDLVVEHAAELLVVGSQRRSRVGKLLMGSTVQRVVLDSPVPVLVVRAG, encoded by the coding sequence ATGTCCATAGCGGTAGCTCACAGCGACACGCCGGAAGGTCGGGCGGCCCTGTTGGCGGCCAGCGCCTGGGCGGAGACTCACGACACCGACTTGCTTGTGCTGCATGTTGAGGGCGACACCGCCTCGGAGACCACGAGGCCCGAGGCCCGTCAGTCGGGGGTCCACGAGGTGGAGCGCGCGGTGACCGACACCTTCCAGCAGCACGGGGCACACCCGGTGGACTGGAGCGTCGTCGCCACCCCGTCCGGCGGGGACGTCGCATCGGCCCTGCTCGACCTGGTGGTGGAGCACGCCGCGGAGCTCCTCGTGGTCGGCTCCCAACGCCGCAGCCGGGTCGGCAAGCTGCTGATGGGCAGCACGGTGCAGCGGGTGGTACTCGACAGCCCTGTGCCGGTCCTCGTGGTCAGGGCCGGCTGA
- a CDS encoding Re/Si-specific NAD(P)(+) transhydrogenase subunit alpha, translating into MRIGVPLESLPGETRVAATPQSVGRLVALGYAVTVQSGAGSRASYPDEAYAGAGATVDPGPEVWSADVMLKVNAPSTEEIAWLRPGTTLVALLSPALSPDLLDALAARGVTALAMDAVPRISRAQSLDVLSSMANIGGYRAVVEAAHQFGSVFTGQVTAAGTVPPAKVFVIGAGVAGLAAIGAASSLGAIVRAFDIRPEVAEQVASMGAEFVQIELPDQGPSADGYAREMDEDLEARAMEVYAQECAEADIVITTALIPGRPAPRLITAETVAAMRPGSVVVDMAAANGGNCAATVPGEVTTTAGGVRVIGYTDLPGRLPTQASQLFGTNIANLITLLTPGSDGDLVLDLDDEVQRGLTVVHEGTVTWPPPPVTVSATPPAAAAATVDEPEPAPSPPKPPPDPRRRYAAMGLAAVLFALVASVSPPTFLGHFTVFTLAVIVGFYVITNVTHALHTPLLAETNAISGIILVGALLQVGNEDLLVRSLALGAVVVASVNVFGGFAVTGRMLRMFRRDEAA; encoded by the coding sequence GTGCGCATTGGCGTCCCGTTGGAGTCGCTCCCCGGGGAGACGCGCGTCGCCGCGACGCCGCAGTCGGTGGGTCGGCTGGTCGCCCTGGGGTATGCCGTGACCGTCCAGTCCGGGGCGGGGAGCCGGGCCAGTTATCCGGACGAGGCGTATGCCGGGGCGGGCGCCACCGTGGACCCCGGACCGGAGGTGTGGTCCGCCGACGTGATGTTGAAGGTCAACGCGCCCTCGACCGAGGAGATCGCGTGGCTGCGACCGGGCACCACCCTGGTCGCGCTGCTCAGCCCGGCGCTGTCCCCGGACCTGCTGGACGCGCTCGCCGCCCGTGGGGTGACGGCCCTGGCGATGGACGCGGTGCCCAGGATCTCCCGGGCGCAGTCGCTGGACGTGCTCTCCTCGATGGCGAACATCGGTGGCTACCGGGCCGTGGTCGAGGCGGCGCACCAGTTCGGGTCGGTGTTCACCGGCCAGGTCACGGCCGCCGGCACCGTGCCGCCGGCGAAGGTCTTCGTGATCGGCGCGGGGGTCGCCGGCCTGGCCGCGATCGGCGCCGCCTCGAGCCTGGGCGCCATTGTCCGGGCCTTCGACATCCGGCCGGAGGTGGCCGAGCAGGTCGCCTCGATGGGCGCCGAGTTCGTCCAGATCGAGCTCCCCGACCAGGGGCCCAGCGCCGACGGGTACGCCCGCGAGATGGACGAGGACCTCGAGGCACGGGCGATGGAGGTGTATGCGCAGGAGTGCGCCGAGGCCGACATCGTCATCACCACCGCCCTCATCCCGGGCCGGCCGGCGCCCCGGCTGATCACCGCCGAGACCGTGGCCGCCATGAGACCGGGCAGCGTGGTCGTGGACATGGCGGCGGCCAACGGCGGCAACTGTGCGGCGACCGTGCCGGGCGAGGTCACGACGACCGCAGGCGGGGTCAGGGTGATCGGCTACACCGACCTGCCCGGGCGGCTGCCGACGCAGGCGTCGCAGCTGTTCGGCACCAACATCGCCAACCTGATCACGCTGCTCACCCCCGGCTCGGACGGTGACCTGGTCCTCGACCTGGACGACGAGGTGCAGCGCGGCCTGACCGTGGTCCACGAGGGCACCGTGACCTGGCCGCCGCCCCCGGTCACCGTGTCGGCCACGCCCCCAGCGGCCGCAGCCGCTACCGTCGACGAGCCGGAGCCCGCGCCCTCGCCCCCGAAACCCCCACCGGACCCGCGTCGCCGGTACGCCGCGATGGGCCTCGCCGCGGTCCTCTTCGCGCTGGTGGCCAGCGTCTCGCCGCCGACCTTCCTGGGCCACTTCACCGTGTTCACGCTCGCCGTCATCGTCGGCTTCTACGTGATCACCAACGTGACGCACGCCCTGCATACACCGTTGCTCGCCGAGACCAATGCGATCAGCGGCATCATCCTGGTCGGCGCGCTCCTCCAGGTCGGCAACGAGGACCTCCTGGTCCGCAGCCTGGCCCTGGGGGCCGTGGTGGTGGCCAGCGTCAACGTCTTCGGCGGGTTCGCCGTCACCGGGCGGATGCTGCGGATGTTCCGGCGGGACGAGGCGGCATGA
- a CDS encoding LLM class flavin-dependent oxidoreductase has translation MKFLALTLITHVPDPVNGTHLSTHERLRQVVDNAVLAEQLGFDGYAVGERHERPFISSSPPVVLSHIAARTSRIRLFTGVTTLSLLDPVRAFGDYATLDNLADGRLELIIGKGNGSAQRELFQVTPEDQWARNRESYEVFRRLWRDNRITWSGRFRPPLVDAEVWPRPLQRPIRVWHGSATSTASVDLAIEFGEPLFSANVTHPVGPYAELVRYYREQWAAAGRDPAEALVGAGSAGLVVTRDSQEAVGLYRPVYEARTRQFAALGVEPSFRDYEDFVERSSALIGSPEQVVDKVHRYHEQLGHEVLHVSADGEGLTGAQHRASLELFQSEVAPALRASIPSRPLAAPMTPTEDPALAARCEAGLLSH, from the coding sequence GTGAAGTTCCTCGCGCTCACCCTGATCACGCACGTCCCCGACCCGGTCAACGGGACCCATCTGTCGACCCACGAGCGGCTGCGCCAGGTGGTTGACAACGCGGTGCTGGCCGAGCAGCTCGGCTTCGACGGGTATGCCGTGGGCGAGCGCCACGAGCGGCCGTTCATCTCCTCCTCGCCGCCCGTGGTGCTCAGCCACATCGCCGCGCGTACCAGCCGGATCCGGTTGTTCACCGGCGTGACCACGCTCAGCCTGTTGGACCCGGTCCGTGCCTTCGGGGACTACGCGACGCTGGACAACCTGGCCGACGGGCGGCTCGAGCTGATCATCGGGAAGGGCAACGGCTCGGCCCAGCGGGAGCTCTTCCAGGTCACCCCCGAGGACCAGTGGGCCCGTAACCGCGAGTCCTACGAGGTGTTCCGGCGGCTCTGGCGGGACAACCGGATCACCTGGTCCGGCCGGTTCCGCCCGCCGCTGGTCGACGCCGAGGTGTGGCCCCGGCCGCTGCAGCGCCCGATCCGGGTGTGGCACGGCAGCGCGACGAGCACCGCCTCGGTCGACCTGGCGATCGAATTCGGTGAACCGCTGTTCTCGGCGAACGTTACGCATCCGGTGGGGCCGTATGCCGAACTGGTCCGGTACTACCGGGAGCAGTGGGCGGCGGCCGGCCGGGACCCCGCGGAGGCCCTGGTGGGTGCGGGCTCCGCCGGCCTGGTGGTGACCCGGGACAGCCAGGAGGCGGTCGGGCTCTACCGGCCGGTCTACGAGGCCCGGACCCGGCAGTTCGCGGCGCTCGGGGTGGAGCCGTCGTTCCGGGACTACGAGGACTTCGTCGAGCGCAGTTCGGCGCTGATCGGCAGCCCCGAGCAGGTCGTCGACAAGGTGCACCGCTACCACGAGCAGCTCGGGCACGAGGTGCTCCACGTGTCCGCCGACGGCGAGGGGCTGACCGGGGCCCAGCACCGGGCCAGCCTCGAGCTGTTCCAGTCGGAGGTGGCACCGGCGCTGCGCGCGTCGATCCCGTCGCGGCCGCTCGCGGCGCCGATGACTCCTACCGAAGATCCTGCGTTAGCGGCGCGGTGTGAGGCGGGTCTCCTTTCGCATTGA
- a CDS encoding LD-carboxypeptidase, which produces MGATGTMNDAWLTLREVRAGDRVAVLSPSWAAPAHYPQVHEQAMDRLRERLGLEPVEFPTTRRTTTPRERAADVNAAFADPSIRAILSTIGGDDQITMTPYLDARPVRADPKPFLGFSDNTNLLSWLAYHRVPAVHGGSTQISIGPGPAPHPLHLDSLRLALSGGDHVLEVPTQISEVGHRWDHPRALTDRPESYPAEPWSWAGPSRAVTGRLWGGCLEILSWVLAVGRFVRPVEEYQGGVLLLETSEELPSPHEVYRMLRLLGERGLLAAFDALVWGRPIVDDERMVPDPVVASRARAAYREQVLRAVAEYHEDMVVVQDVDCGHTLPQHLLPFGEQITVDGVNQRVTAHFRRAPRP; this is translated from the coding sequence ATGGGAGCGACCGGCACCATGAATGATGCCTGGCTGACCCTCCGGGAGGTCCGGGCCGGTGACCGGGTGGCAGTCCTCTCCCCCTCCTGGGCCGCGCCCGCACACTACCCGCAGGTGCATGAGCAGGCCATGGATCGCCTCCGGGAACGCCTGGGACTCGAGCCCGTGGAGTTTCCCACCACCCGCCGCACGACCACACCCCGAGAGCGGGCGGCCGACGTCAACGCCGCCTTCGCAGACCCCTCGATCCGGGCGATCCTGTCCACCATCGGTGGCGACGACCAGATCACGATGACGCCGTACCTGGATGCACGGCCGGTGCGCGCCGACCCCAAACCCTTCCTCGGCTTCTCCGACAACACCAACCTGTTGAGCTGGCTCGCTTATCACCGCGTCCCCGCGGTGCACGGAGGCAGCACCCAGATCTCCATCGGTCCCGGGCCTGCACCCCACCCGCTGCACCTGGACTCCCTCCGGCTGGCGCTGAGCGGGGGCGACCACGTGCTGGAGGTACCCACTCAGATCAGCGAGGTTGGCCACCGGTGGGACCACCCGCGGGCGCTGACCGATCGGCCGGAGAGCTACCCCGCCGAGCCGTGGTCCTGGGCGGGGCCGTCCCGCGCCGTGACCGGTCGGCTCTGGGGAGGCTGCCTGGAGATCCTGTCGTGGGTGCTTGCGGTCGGACGGTTCGTGCGGCCGGTCGAGGAGTACCAGGGTGGCGTCCTGCTGCTGGAGACCTCCGAGGAGCTGCCGTCCCCGCACGAGGTCTACCGCATGCTGCGCCTGCTTGGGGAGCGTGGGCTGCTGGCTGCCTTCGATGCCCTGGTGTGGGGCCGACCGATCGTTGATGACGAGCGGATGGTCCCGGACCCGGTCGTGGCCTCCCGTGCTCGCGCTGCATACCGAGAGCAGGTGTTGCGTGCCGTGGCCGAATACCACGAGGACATGGTCGTGGTGCAAGACGTCGACTGTGGGCACACCCTTCCCCAGCACCTGCTGCCGTTTGGCGAGCAGATCACCGTGGACGGGGTGAACCAGCGGGTGACGGCCCATTTCCGTCGGGCGCCACGGCCATGA